In a single window of the Coffea eugenioides isolate CCC68of chromosome 3, Ceug_1.0, whole genome shotgun sequence genome:
- the LOC113766042 gene encoding RNA-binding protein 42-like, whose protein sequence is MSSTSAAAASSSSSTASSQFTYTTGTYFPTPFHLQQPQTYVAAAAAASILQFPAPPPAVPHVYPAPATIPTVYSLPQYQQAQQLFQRDAQTITLEALESVKAALASSEIEHKAETKKKTVPRKAAGQAWEDPTLADWPENDSRLFCGDLGNEVNDDVLSKAFSRFPSFNMARDWH, encoded by the exons ATGTCGTCGACATCGGCTGCTGCAGCTTCTTCTTCATCCTCAACGGCGTCGTCTCAATTCACCTACACTACCGGCACGTACTTTCCGACTCCGTTTCACCTACAACAGCCGCAAACCTATGTGGCTGCTGCCGCTGCCGCTTCAATTCTGCAATTTCCTGCTCCTCCTCCTGCGGTTCCCCACGTTTATCCTGCTCCCGCTACAATCCCTACCGTGTACTCCCTCCCTCAGTATCAACAG GCCCAGCAATTATTTCAGAGGGATGCACAAACAATAACACTTGAAGCGCTAGAGAGTGTGAAAGCTGCGCTTGCAAGTAGTGAGATTGAGCACAAGGCCGAGACTAAGAAGAAAACAGTACCTCGTAAGGCAGCAGGGCAGGCATGGGAGGATCCTACACTTGCAGATTGGCCAGAGA ATGATTCTCGTTTGTTCTGTGGTGATCTTGGTAATGAGGTGAATGATGATGTTCTATCCAAAGCATTTTCAAGATTTCCATCTTTTAACATGGCCAGG GATTGGCACTAA